The following coding sequences lie in one Nocardioides sambongensis genomic window:
- a CDS encoding DUF4082 domain-containing protein codes for MYRAPSGALVFSAGTVQWTWGLDEEHDSGFAQESADRRMQQAQVNLLADMGAQPTTLMSTLAAATPSTDITGPTVSLNAPAAGSTQANGTSVTVSGTATDSGGGVVAAVEVSTDGGSTWHPATGTNAFSYTYIQHGRGANDIRVRAVDDSANIGTATTRAVSVTCPCSVFGEEVPKITAAADDDSAELGLRFSATNDGFVTGVRFYKGAGNTGTHVGSLWSSSGEQLATVTFTGESATGWQSATFSSPVAVAAGQTYVVSYTVPNGRYAIEPNAFTSAGVDASPLLVDGGFGAAPAGVYGNAGRFPNSSYQNSNYYVDVLYTTTDESPLTATNHWPLAGSSSVPRSTTITARYSKPLVQGSAGIVVKDGNGTTVNGTTAYDAATRTVSFTPSADLAGFVQYTASLSGTDTQGNQVSTGKTWSFRTAKPPATPGVCPCTIFDEDTLPALLQDPDTVPVTLGMRFSADVGGTVTGVRFYKGVNNTGTHTGSLWSASGALLAQGTFTGESTTGWQTLTFDEPVGITKDTDYIVSYRTEVGRYSATPNAFATSDLSRGPLNVTSSSGAYTYGSGFPSSTSPSSYLVDVVFEKGTPTLNITGQDPAPGAVDVPRQAPIKVDFSAAIGPGYSISATQGTTPLPGVAALSSDGTSLTFTPSVAMPADAYITVTLTGVTSLEGVSLAAQTWTFHTRAANSTTAQTLFGDVVPGVAAASDGAAVELGTAFSPTKNGTITAIRFYKGTGNTGTHTGSLWSSSGTRLATVTFTGESATGWQQATLANPVEVTAGTTYVVSYLAPRGRYSYTSGFFNGGYTSGDLTAPAGNNGRYLYGAAGGFPIYSWGASNYFVDVVFERAPSTVSVLDRAPASGATDVPRSAKPSITFSAPLDTGWSMTVKQGTTTIPGTAALSADGQTVTFTPAAQLPADAPLTVTVAGIESTDGATMADQTWSFRTEAGASTLTSLLTGVTPSLPSINDSDAVELGMAFVPSVAGTVTAIKFYKGAGNTGTHTGSLWSSAGTRLATVTFTGETASGWQSATLASPVALTPGQTYVVSYYAPNGHYSGTPAYFSSARTSGPLTAPAGSNGRYRYGAGGGFPTGSWNSTNYFVDVVFRTQN; via the coding sequence ATGTATCGCGCACCGAGTGGCGCGCTGGTCTTCAGCGCGGGGACCGTGCAGTGGACGTGGGGACTCGACGAGGAGCACGACAGTGGCTTCGCGCAGGAGTCGGCGGATCGCCGCATGCAACAGGCGCAGGTGAACCTGCTCGCCGACATGGGCGCCCAACCGACCACGCTGATGTCGACACTCGCGGCGGCGACGCCATCGACGGACATCACCGGACCGACCGTCTCCCTCAACGCTCCCGCGGCGGGATCGACCCAGGCGAATGGCACGTCGGTGACCGTCAGCGGCACCGCGACCGACTCCGGCGGCGGAGTGGTCGCCGCGGTGGAGGTGTCCACCGACGGGGGCAGCACCTGGCACCCGGCGACGGGAACGAACGCATTCAGCTACACCTACATCCAGCACGGGCGCGGGGCCAACGACATCCGCGTGCGCGCGGTGGACGACAGCGCGAACATCGGCACCGCGACCACCCGGGCGGTCAGCGTGACCTGCCCGTGCAGTGTCTTCGGTGAAGAGGTGCCGAAGATCACCGCCGCGGCCGACGACGACTCTGCCGAGCTCGGGCTGCGGTTCTCGGCGACCAACGACGGGTTCGTCACCGGTGTCCGGTTCTACAAGGGCGCCGGGAACACCGGCACACACGTGGGCTCGCTGTGGTCGAGCAGCGGCGAGCAGCTCGCTACGGTCACGTTCACCGGCGAAAGCGCCACCGGGTGGCAGTCGGCGACCTTCTCCTCGCCGGTGGCGGTCGCTGCAGGGCAGACGTACGTCGTCTCCTACACGGTGCCCAACGGGCGATACGCGATCGAGCCCAACGCCTTCACCTCGGCCGGGGTCGACGCCTCCCCGCTGTTGGTCGACGGTGGATTCGGTGCGGCGCCCGCCGGGGTCTACGGCAACGCCGGGCGGTTCCCCAACAGCAGCTATCAGAACTCCAACTACTACGTGGACGTGCTGTACACGACCACCGATGAGTCCCCGCTCACCGCGACCAACCACTGGCCGCTGGCAGGATCGTCGTCGGTGCCGCGCTCCACGACGATCACCGCGAGGTACTCCAAACCGCTCGTCCAGGGTTCGGCAGGGATCGTCGTCAAGGACGGCAACGGCACGACCGTCAACGGCACGACCGCCTACGACGCGGCGACACGAACGGTCAGCTTCACTCCGTCGGCCGACCTAGCCGGTTTCGTGCAGTACACGGCGAGCCTCTCCGGCACCGACACGCAGGGCAACCAGGTCAGCACCGGCAAGACCTGGTCGTTCCGCACTGCGAAGCCGCCGGCGACTCCGGGCGTCTGTCCGTGCACGATCTTCGACGAGGACACCCTCCCGGCGCTGCTCCAGGACCCCGACACGGTCCCTGTCACGCTGGGCATGCGATTCAGTGCGGATGTCGGCGGCACCGTGACCGGTGTCCGGTTCTACAAGGGCGTCAACAACACCGGCACCCACACCGGCTCCCTGTGGTCCGCATCGGGCGCCCTGCTCGCGCAGGGCACCTTCACCGGCGAGTCGACGACGGGCTGGCAGACGCTCACCTTCGACGAGCCGGTGGGGATCACGAAGGACACCGACTACATCGTGTCGTACCGCACCGAGGTCGGCCGGTACTCGGCGACGCCCAACGCCTTCGCCACCAGTGACCTTTCGCGGGGGCCGCTCAACGTGACGTCATCCTCGGGCGCCTACACCTACGGAAGCGGCTTCCCGTCATCGACGTCACCGTCCAGCTATCTGGTCGACGTGGTCTTCGAGAAGGGCACACCCACGCTCAACATCACCGGCCAGGACCCGGCGCCGGGTGCGGTGGACGTGCCGCGCCAGGCACCGATCAAGGTGGACTTCTCCGCCGCGATCGGGCCCGGCTACTCCATCAGCGCCACGCAGGGAACGACACCCCTGCCGGGAGTCGCTGCGCTCAGCTCCGACGGCACGAGCCTCACCTTCACCCCGAGCGTCGCGATGCCAGCCGATGCTTACATCACCGTCACGCTCACCGGGGTGACCTCCCTCGAAGGGGTGTCGCTGGCCGCCCAGACCTGGACCTTCCACACACGTGCCGCGAACTCCACCACCGCCCAGACCCTCTTCGGTGACGTGGTTCCCGGGGTCGCCGCCGCGAGCGACGGGGCCGCCGTCGAGCTCGGCACCGCGTTCTCGCCGACCAAGAACGGCACGATCACCGCGATCCGCTTTTACAAGGGAACCGGGAACACCGGCACGCACACCGGGTCACTGTGGTCGTCTTCGGGCACTCGGCTGGCGACGGTGACCTTCACCGGCGAGAGCGCCACCGGGTGGCAGCAGGCCACTTTGGCCAATCCGGTCGAGGTGACGGCGGGAACCACCTACGTGGTGTCGTACCTGGCGCCTCGTGGGCGCTACTCCTACACGTCCGGATTCTTCAACGGGGGCTACACCTCGGGCGACCTGACGGCTCCGGCCGGCAACAACGGTCGCTATCTCTACGGCGCGGCCGGCGGCTTCCCGATCTACTCCTGGGGGGCGTCGAACTACTTCGTCGACGTCGTCTTCGAACGGGCCCCGTCGACCGTCTCCGTGCTCGATCGTGCGCCCGCTTCAGGCGCCACGGACGTCCCCCGCTCCGCCAAGCCCAGCATCACGTTCTCGGCGCCACTCGACACCGGCTGGTCGATGACAGTGAAGCAGGGGACGACGACGATCCCCGGCACCGCCGCCCTCTCGGCCGACGGACAGACCGTCACCTTCACGCCGGCGGCGCAGTTGCCGGCGGACGCTCCGCTCACCGTGACCGTCGCCGGCATCGAGTCGACCGACGGCGCGACGATGGCCGACCAGACGTGGTCGTTCCGCACGGAGGCGGGCGCCTCCACATTGACCTCGTTGCTCACCGGGGTGACCCCGTCGCTCCCGTCGATCAACGACAGCGATGCGGTCGAGCTCGGCATGGCGTTCGTCCCATCGGTCGCGGGCACGGTGACGGCCATCAAGTTCTACAAGGGCGCGGGCAACACCGGCACTCACACGGGATCGCTCTGGTCATCGGCGGGCACACGACTGGCAACGGTCACGTTCACCGGCGAGACGGCATCGGGCTGGCAGTCGGCGACCTTGGCCTCGCCGGTGGCGCTCACCCCGGGCCAGACCTACGTCGTGTCCTACTACGCACCCAACGGGCACTACTCCGGCACGCCTGCCTACTTC
- a CDS encoding glycosyltransferase family protein: MLEVVVVCNGCTDDTAARARTVEGVRVVEVPEPSKAAAVNVGNRVATVLPRVHLDADVSISGPDILTLVDALGGDVHAAAPKREMPMAGASWSVRSYYRVWEALPQVRRGLFGRGVIALSAEGQRRVDRLPSVMSDDLTVSEAFDDHERRVVDDAHVVVRPPRTTGDLLRRRVRVVTGNVQATELGVRHRSSMTSPAVLARLAVQEPAVGLRLPVFLGIGLIARWKSRRAVRAGDFTTWLRDESSRVTATDAS; encoded by the coding sequence ATGCTGGAGGTGGTCGTCGTGTGCAACGGCTGCACCGACGACACGGCTGCCCGCGCACGCACCGTCGAGGGCGTGCGTGTCGTGGAGGTGCCGGAGCCGTCGAAGGCCGCAGCGGTGAATGTCGGCAATCGAGTCGCGACGGTGCTGCCGCGTGTCCACCTGGACGCCGACGTCTCGATCTCGGGTCCCGACATTTTGACTCTGGTGGACGCCCTCGGTGGAGACGTGCACGCTGCGGCGCCCAAGAGAGAGATGCCGATGGCGGGCGCCTCCTGGTCGGTGCGCAGCTACTACCGCGTCTGGGAGGCCCTGCCCCAAGTCCGACGGGGTCTGTTCGGCCGCGGCGTCATCGCGCTGTCCGCAGAGGGCCAGCGTCGGGTGGACCGATTGCCGTCGGTCATGAGTGACGACCTTACCGTCTCCGAGGCGTTCGACGACCACGAGCGGCGGGTCGTGGACGACGCGCACGTCGTCGTACGTCCGCCTCGGACGACAGGTGACCTGCTGCGAAGGCGGGTGCGGGTGGTCACGGGCAACGTCCAGGCCACCGAGCTGGGTGTTCGTCATCGGTCGTCGATGACGAGCCCGGCCGTGCTGGCGAGATTGGCAGTACAAGAGCCGGCGGTCGGACTGCGCCTGCCGGTATTCCTCGGGATCGGGCTGATCGCCCGTTGGAAGTCGCGGCGCGCGGTGCGCGCCGGTGACTTCACCACTTGGTTGCGTGACGAGAGCTCGCGGGTCACCGCGACCGACGCGAGTTGA
- a CDS encoding acyltransferase, which translates to MTVSPARLEPSADVDDRASIGSGTLVWHLAQIREQAVIGDDCIIGRGAYVGPGVRIGDRCKVQNHALVYEPAVLEDGAFVGPAVVFTNDYFPRAVTPEGTLKTGDDWEAVGVVVRTGASIGARAVCVAPLTIGRWAMVAAGSVVTRDVPDFALVAGVPARRIRWVGRAGTPLEPLGDGHHRCAETGRTYVEHGGTLTERES; encoded by the coding sequence ATGACCGTCTCCCCGGCCCGCCTCGAACCGTCCGCCGACGTCGACGACCGCGCCTCGATCGGCAGTGGGACACTCGTCTGGCACCTGGCCCAGATCCGAGAGCAGGCTGTCATCGGTGACGACTGCATCATCGGTCGTGGGGCCTATGTGGGACCCGGCGTACGCATCGGCGATCGCTGCAAGGTCCAGAACCACGCGCTGGTCTACGAGCCGGCGGTCCTCGAGGACGGCGCCTTCGTCGGCCCCGCGGTCGTATTCACCAACGACTACTTCCCGCGAGCGGTTACTCCCGAGGGAACTCTCAAGACCGGCGACGACTGGGAGGCGGTCGGTGTCGTCGTGCGCACCGGCGCCTCAATCGGCGCGCGGGCGGTCTGCGTCGCTCCGCTGACGATCGGGCGCTGGGCGATGGTCGCCGCCGGCTCAGTGGTCACGCGGGACGTGCCCGACTTTGCACTGGTCGCCGGAGTGCCGGCACGCCGGATTCGCTGGGTCGGACGCGCCGGCACACCCCTGGAGCCCCTCGGCGACGGCCATCACCGCTGCGCGGAGACCGGCAGAACCTATGTCGAGCACGGCGGGACCCTGACCGAACGGGAGTCCTGA